Within Gilvibacter sp. SZ-19, the genomic segment TCTCTAGATCTAGAAGATTTCCTTGCCGATCGTGACTCTGTTTTACAACAAGCACTAAACTATCTGAACAATAAGCTATAAGACTAAAAAACCCTCCGAAGCGCAATGCAACGGAGGGTTCACTTGGTTGGTTAGTTACTTGTCTTTTCCAAGCAATTTTTAAGCTTTCTAACGCTCAACTATGATAAAGTCAGAGCGACGGTTTTGCTGATGTTGTTCGTCTGTACATCCGCCTGAACAATCCACTAATGGATCGGTCTTACCTTTACCAATTCCGCTAATTCGGTTGGCGTCAATTCCTTTGGAGATCACGTATTGGACCGTAGACTGTGCTCTGCGTTCAGAGAGCTGCATATTGTAACGGTTACCACCGCGGTTGTCGGTGTGACTTTCAACACGGATCACCATAGTTGGGTATTTTTTCATCACCTGAACCAGTTTGTCTAGTTCAAAAGCAGCCTGCGGCTTGATGTTAGACTTATCGAAGTCGAAGAAGATTGGTTCTAGTACCACACGATCTTCTTGAATGATCTCTTCTATAGGATCTAAACCAATGCGCACAGCTAATGGACCATCTTCAGAAGAACTCGCTACGGCAGTACCGCTTTCGTAGTCTTCTTTTTCTGCGGTCAAGGTGTAGTTCACATCACACTCGCCCATAAATTCAACTTGCCCACGATCGTTGGTCATCTTAGTGCCCAAACGATTGCGACTGCTGTCGTAAATATCAACCTTAGCATTTGTTATAACTGATCCCGTTACATTGTCAACAACGCTAACTACCATGTTCACATCGCAAGGAGGAATTCCAGCTACCTGATAGATATCGTCACTTCCTTTACCGCCTGCGCGATCCGAAGAAACAAATCCACTCATGCTTGCCTCGTCATACATAAAGGCAAAGTCGTCACCACCACTGTTTACAGGAACCCCCAAGTTGGTCACCGATCCGCCTTCTGATTTGAAAACGTCTAAACCACCAAGACCAGGATGTCCATCACTAGAGAAGAATAGAACTCCAGAGTCAGTTACATGAGGGAAAACTTCTTTTCCTTCGGTGTTAACAGCCTCAACGTTCTGTGGCGCTCCGTAGCTACCGTCGGCATTAACACTTACCATGTAAATATCGGCCATACCCTTACCACCTGGCATATCAGACACAAAATAAAGTGTCTTGCCATCTTTACTCAAGGCAGGATGTCCGGTAGAATATTCGCTGCTGTTAAACGGAAGTGGCTTTACGTCAACCCACTTACCATTTACCAATTCTGCGGAGTACAGATTCAGTTGGTTTACACCATCTTCGTCTTTTTTGTACTTTCCTTTATAGTAGTTGTTTCTGTCAAAATAGATGCGGTTCCCATCGGCAGAGAAGGCAACAGTTCCTTCGTGGAACTTGGTGTTAACATCGCCAGGGATCAATTCTGCGGAGCCAATAGTTCCATCGGTCCAGTTGGCAGCGTAAATGTCTAAGAATGGCTGGTCGTTCCACCCGTAGTCTCTTCTGCTCGTATTTCTGGCAGAGGAGAAGAACATAGTGTTGCCACTCATGGTTCCACCAAATTCCGAAAATTCGGAGTTGATATCTCCAGCGTTCTCTACAGTGTACTGCGGAGTGCTGTTAAGCAGTCCAGGAATGTAGTTCGGGTTCTTCATGAACTCAACAGCGCGTTTGTCTCTTGGCTTCATGCCCGCAAACTTTTTCATCGCGTCGTTTGAAGCTGCAAAATCACCATTGGCCTTTAAACTCTGGGCGTAGTTATAAACGGCTTCAGCATTCACATCGCTATCGTCCATAAGACGCTTGTAGTATGTGGCCGCTTTTTCTGTGTCATTAATGTTGTAATAGCTGTTTGCCAAACGTTCGTAAACGTAAGAATCAGCTTTTCCGCGAGCTATAAGACGCTCGTAGTCTTCAATTGCTTCGGTATACTCCAAGCGATCGTAATGCTTGTCGGCTGCCTTGGTATCTCTGTTCTGAGCAGTCAAGCTGGCCGTGCTAACCGTTAGTGCGAATATAAAGAGGTATATTTTTTTCATGTTCTTCGAAGAATAGGATTAGAAATATCTAGGCGACTTGAGCACGCGCTTATTTAAGAAGATATCAAAGGTTAGAATGATTTCGTGCGATGCGCTGGTCACCACATCCAAATCAGAAACTACGCTGTCGTAAGCGTATCCGATTCTAAAGTTTGGTGTGGCTTGGAAACCTACAAGACCACTAAAAGAGTCGTCTAGACGGTAGGAGGCACCCAGCTCGAATTTTTCGTAGAACAGTGCGTTTAGGTTCGCATCAAAAGAGAAGGGTGCATCAAAGGCCCCTTTAACCAGAACGTGTGGCTTAAGCTTCACATTTTCTGAAAGATCAAATACATATCCTGTGGCGGCAAAGAAGTGATTGGTCTCAGAACCGTACTTCAGACCGTTTTCGTCTAAGTGTACCGAATTCAACAAGTTCGGAACAGACACAGACAGGTAGAATCTGTCGGTGTAGAAGAACGCACCGGCACCGATATTCGGATAGGTATTGTTAATATCCTGAGAGAAGAATGGATCTCCTGGGTCTGTCAACAATAATGTAGACAGGGCTACATCGTGGAAGGTCGCACCGGCTTTAAGACCAAGGGCTAACTTAGCATTATCGCTTACCTGAAGGGTGTAAGAGAAATCGATGAATACATTGGTCTCTTTCACTGGACCTAGTTCGTCCTTAATGGCAGAAAGTCCAAGTCCTGTTTTCTCACCTATCGGAGCATGACCAGAAAAGGTGACGGTCTCTGGAGCACCATCAAAACCAGACCATTGTCTGCGGTAAAGCGCTGTCATCGACAGGGATTCTTTAGACCCTGCATAGGCCGGGTTTATCACATTCATATTATACATGTACTGGGTGTACTGCGGATCTTGCTGAGCGTCAGCATCCTGTAAACCAAGAACACAAAATACGAGTAGTAGCGTGTAGAGTTTTTTCATTCTTGTTTAGTTATATCAATGCAAATTTTTGATGTTTCACGCTTGGTATTTTAAGGCGTTATGCGGTGTTGATAGCCGCTTAGCCAAACCAATGGAAACACTAATTTAACCAAAATTATGATAGTTCAACCCCCAATCTATAATAATAGATAAGCGACATAATTCATCGACAAACGCGGGGTTGAAATCCTAAAATTTATGAATTGAGAAGCTGGCATAGACGGGAAAATGGTCGCTGAATCCGCCTAAATGTTTCTTCCCAACATAGGTCCTAAATGGATTTCCTTTGAATCGGCCACTGTATTCCCTGAGATAGATCGGGTCAAAAATATCTGCGGATTCAAACCGAAGTCCAAACTTGTCTTTGGTTCTTAAGGTTTCGCTTACCAGAATCTGATCGAACAGATACCAACTGTCTCTGTATTTGGAGCTTCCGCGTTTACGGGTATGAAGCCTTTCCATGGGGTTATAAAAGGCAGCTGGAACTAGATTTTCTTTAATGCTTGCAGAATCCGGATTGTCGTTAAAGTCGCCCATAATTACAATATCTGCTTCTTGATCTTCTGCCCGAACGCTCTCCACAACCTCTAAACAGGTCTGAGCTGCTTTTACTCTTTTGTATTCGGTAAGTTCGGCTCCTTCTCGTCGAGAAGGCCAATGGTTGACCATCAGATGCACAGGAGCTCCCTCTAAAAGACCCTTAACATAAAGAATGTCTCGGGTATAGTCTCTTGCTCCATCCAAATTATTCACATAGACCGCAACCGTCTTGCTGTCCAACACTTCAAAATGACTGTCTCTATAGAGTAGGGCTGTGTCGATACCCCGCTCATCCGGAGCATCAAAATGCACATAGCGATAGCCGTATTTTCTGAGGTGTTTACTGCCAACTAGATCGCGGATCACAGTTTTGTTCTCCACCTCTGCGATCCCTACAATTGCCGGAGGTTCGCCAAGTTCATCTACACCTATTTTGGCAATTACGGAGCCGAGCTTCTTAAGCTTTTTCTCGTAGCGTTTTCGGTTCCAGCGGCGTTCGGATTTGGGTGTAAAATCATCGTCCAAGGTGTATGGATCATCGTGGAGATCGAACAGATTCTCCAAATTGTAAAAGGCAATGTTCTGTTGTTTCATGCTGATAGCTGAAGGAGTTGGTCAAATTACAAAAATTCGCTGCAATCTCCCTTTTTATAAGGAATTGAAGCAGTAAAAAATACATCGAATCAAGTGGTTTTGTACCTTTGCACCCATGCTAGAGCAAAAAGAAATAGCTTACGAGAAAACCGTGTTGGTCGGGATAGTGACCCAAGGTCAGGATGCCGATACCTTAGAGGACTATTTGGACGAACTCCAATTTTTGGCTTATACGGCCGGAGGAGAGGTGACCAAAAGGTTCACCCAACGCATGGAGCGTCCAAATCCGAAGACCTTTATTGGAACCGGGAAAATGGAAAAGCTGCAGGAGTACGTAAAAGAGAACGATATCACAACGGTGATCTTTGACGACGAGCTCACTCCTGCGCAGCAGAATAATATAGAGAAATTACTGCGCTGTAAGATCCTGGACAGAACCGGTCTGATTCTCGACATTTTTGCCCAAAGGGCTAAGACGAGTTATGCCCGTACACAAGTGGAATTAGCGCAATACGAATACTTATTACCTCGATTAACTGGCTTGTGGACACACTTAGAACGTCAGCGCGGGGGTATTGGAATGCGCGGTCCTGGAGAAACGGAAATTGAGACAGACCGTCGTATCGTAAGAGATCGTATCGCCTTGCTTAAAAAGAAACTTCAGACCATTGACAAGCAAATGGCTGTGCAACGCGGAAACCGCGGAGCTTTGGTACGCGTGGCTTTGGTTGGTTATACCAATGTGGGGAAATCCACCTTAATGAATGTGATCTCTAAATCCAATGTTTTTGCAGAGAATAAACTCTTTGCAACACTTGATACCACGGTGCGAAAGGTAGTGATCGGTAATTTGCCATTTTTGCTAAGCGACACGGTTGGGTTTATCAGAAAGCTACCAACGCAATTGGTAGAATCCTTTAAAAGTACACTGGACGAGGTTCGCGAAGCTGACCTGTTGTTGCATGTAGTAGATATCTCGCATCCGAACTTTGAGGAGCATATCGAATCTGTGAACGGTATTTTAGATGAGATTCACTGCACCGATAAACCAACCCTTATGGTGTTCAACAAGATCGATGCCTATACCCATGAAGTAATTGCCCCCGATGATCTCACCACAGAGCGCACCACTAAGCACAATACTCTAGAACAGTGGCAACGTACCTGGATGGCCCGAGCTAATGGGGATGCCATTTTTATATCCGCCTTGAACAAGGAGAATCTCGAAGAATTCAGAAAGACGGTTTACGAGAAAGTTCGCGAGATACATATCACGCGTTTTCCGTATAATCATTTCCTTTATCCGTCTTACGAAGAAGGAGATCAAGAATAAAAAAAGCCGCTTTTTCTAGCGGCTTTCTTTTTGTTTTCAATACTGCGGATTTAGAACTTGTAGTTCACTCCAAAGAGCCAGTAGCTCTGAATATCGTTGTCTACATTGTCGAATGTTGGAGTTGGGTCACCATCCATAACATTGGCCAAGGCATTAGCCAAAGCTTCTTGTTGGTTACCTCTTAGACCCAATTCAAATCCAATACCGATACCTTTCCAAAGGGTGTAACCCAAGGAGTTGATCCAAGTCCAGTTAGACAAGTCGCTAGACTCGTAACTCTGGAATGCCGATAGGTTGGATTTAAAGTTTAGTTTTCCGATAGATCTGGTATAGTCTACCAAGATCTTTGCTCCCAAAGAGGAGTTGAACACGGCATCGTTGTCTGCAAACACAAAGTTGTAGTTCAACGGGTGTACTACCACAACTAAGTTTTCGATAGGGGTCCAAGTGGCACCCACACCAAGATCCAAATAACCTGGGTCGTTGAAGTTGTTCAAAATAGTAGAACGGTATTCGGCTAAACCGGAAACAGCTAAGTTTTTCGCAATATTACGACCGTAAAGCGAGCTGATGTTGAATACATCTGTAGCCTCTTGGAAGCTGTCATCGTCTGTTGGGTCGTCTTGATCGTCGAACTTTACCCAACCCAGATTCACGTTAAGCGCGTTTCTCCAGAAAAACTTTTCTTGTTTTAAGTTGGCAAAGCTGTTAAAGGTGATCCCGATGTTTCCTGAGGATACATTCGGCGTTCCTTGCGCGTACCAATTACTGAATTCAGAAACGTTGAATCCTACGGTTCCAAAGGCTCCAAATTTCCAACCCGGCAGGGCGTCTAATTGTGCTTGTAGTCCATTTGCGCGACCTTGAATGGCAGCGATAGAATCTTTCTTAGCTGCAATAGCGGCTTTTAGTTCTTCTTCGGTTTCTTGTCCCCAACTTAGTGCGGGCAAAACCAATAGGGCAAAAAGTAGTGCAATTCTCTTCATTGCTTGTGTGTTTTTTATTGATAAAACAGGGCGCTATCCCTCTTAATTAGTTACCCGGCAAAGATACGCCATATAATTCCTGTAGAAATCAAGGGATACTAAAGTTTAGGAATTTGGATGAAAGGACGTAAAACTTCGACGTTTTACCTGCGCTTGTATATGGGTACAGAAGAACAGGCTTCGCCAAAGAGTACGCTTTTAGCTACACCTTGCAGTCTGTTGCTTAAGGCGATCAAGGCTTGTTCTGGGATATCACGATCTCCGCAGCCTTTAACAATGACAGGCTTGTCTTGAAATTCGCTCAAATCTAACTGCTCCATAAACTGCTGCGCATAGGTAGTCATTGCTGTCGTTCTGTCTCCCAAAACG encodes:
- a CDS encoding OmpA family protein; this encodes MKKIYLFIFALTVSTASLTAQNRDTKAADKHYDRLEYTEAIEDYERLIARGKADSYVYERLANSYYNINDTEKAATYYKRLMDDSDVNAEAVYNYAQSLKANGDFAASNDAMKKFAGMKPRDKRAVEFMKNPNYIPGLLNSTPQYTVENAGDINSEFSEFGGTMSGNTMFFSSARNTSRRDYGWNDQPFLDIYAANWTDGTIGSAELIPGDVNTKFHEGTVAFSADGNRIYFDRNNYYKGKYKKDEDGVNQLNLYSAELVNGKWVDVKPLPFNSSEYSTGHPALSKDGKTLYFVSDMPGGKGMADIYMVSVNADGSYGAPQNVEAVNTEGKEVFPHVTDSGVLFFSSDGHPGLGGLDVFKSEGGSVTNLGVPVNSGGDDFAFMYDEASMSGFVSSDRAGGKGSDDIYQVAGIPPCDVNMVVSVVDNVTGSVITNAKVDIYDSSRNRLGTKMTNDRGQVEFMGECDVNYTLTAEKEDYESGTAVASSSEDGPLAVRIGLDPIEEIIQEDRVVLEPIFFDFDKSNIKPQAAFELDKLVQVMKKYPTMVIRVESHTDNRGGNRYNMQLSERRAQSTVQYVISKGIDANRISGIGKGKTDPLVDCSGGCTDEQHQQNRRSDFIIVER
- a CDS encoding type IX secretion system membrane protein PorP/SprF, which produces MKKLYTLLLVFCVLGLQDADAQQDPQYTQYMYNMNVINPAYAGSKESLSMTALYRRQWSGFDGAPETVTFSGHAPIGEKTGLGLSAIKDELGPVKETNVFIDFSYTLQVSDNAKLALGLKAGATFHDVALSTLLLTDPGDPFFSQDINNTYPNIGAGAFFYTDRFYLSVSVPNLLNSVHLDENGLKYGSETNHFFAATGYVFDLSENVKLKPHVLVKGAFDAPFSFDANLNALFYEKFELGASYRLDDSFSGLVGFQATPNFRIGYAYDSVVSDLDVVTSASHEIILTFDIFLNKRVLKSPRYF
- a CDS encoding endonuclease, coding for MKQQNIAFYNLENLFDLHDDPYTLDDDFTPKSERRWNRKRYEKKLKKLGSVIAKIGVDELGEPPAIVGIAEVENKTVIRDLVGSKHLRKYGYRYVHFDAPDERGIDTALLYRDSHFEVLDSKTVAVYVNNLDGARDYTRDILYVKGLLEGAPVHLMVNHWPSRREGAELTEYKRVKAAQTCLEVVESVRAEDQEADIVIMGDFNDNPDSASIKENLVPAAFYNPMERLHTRKRGSSKYRDSWYLFDQILVSETLRTKDKFGLRFESADIFDPIYLREYSGRFKGNPFRTYVGKKHLGGFSDHFPVYASFSIHKF
- the hflX gene encoding GTPase HflX; the protein is MLEQKEIAYEKTVLVGIVTQGQDADTLEDYLDELQFLAYTAGGEVTKRFTQRMERPNPKTFIGTGKMEKLQEYVKENDITTVIFDDELTPAQQNNIEKLLRCKILDRTGLILDIFAQRAKTSYARTQVELAQYEYLLPRLTGLWTHLERQRGGIGMRGPGETEIETDRRIVRDRIALLKKKLQTIDKQMAVQRGNRGALVRVALVGYTNVGKSTLMNVISKSNVFAENKLFATLDTTVRKVVIGNLPFLLSDTVGFIRKLPTQLVESFKSTLDEVREADLLLHVVDISHPNFEEHIESVNGILDEIHCTDKPTLMVFNKIDAYTHEVIAPDDLTTERTTKHNTLEQWQRTWMARANGDAIFISALNKENLEEFRKTVYEKVREIHITRFPYNHFLYPSYEEGDQE
- a CDS encoding DUF3078 domain-containing protein, with the translated sequence MKRIALLFALLVLPALSWGQETEEELKAAIAAKKDSIAAIQGRANGLQAQLDALPGWKFGAFGTVGFNVSEFSNWYAQGTPNVSSGNIGITFNSFANLKQEKFFWRNALNVNLGWVKFDDQDDPTDDDSFQEATDVFNISSLYGRNIAKNLAVSGLAEYRSTILNNFNDPGYLDLGVGATWTPIENLVVVVHPLNYNFVFADNDAVFNSSLGAKILVDYTRSIGKLNFKSNLSAFQSYESSDLSNWTWINSLGYTLWKGIGIGFELGLRGNQQEALANALANVMDGDPTPTFDNVDNDIQSYWLFGVNYKF